Below is a window of Panthera leo isolate Ple1 chromosome B4, P.leo_Ple1_pat1.1, whole genome shotgun sequence DNA.
TACAAAGGTTAATTTTTCCTAAACCTGCTTTGACCTGCGTTCTGAAACTGAGGTGGTATTAACACATCAGTGTCAAAATCTAGCTCTCCTGCTTTTCCAGTCCAGTGTGCTCTTTTCCCCATACAGGCAGCTACACAGAAAGCTGGATGGATCCTTGGTATTACAACCCTGTTGCAGACTATCTTCCAGATATAGATGAGTGGTAGTACATCTTGAATTGGAGAAAGCAATTTAGAAGAAGCACAGAAGTCAAACTTCCTTTCATAAAGCCTTTACTTTGAGACATGATGCAAAAATCTGACAGGTACACATGGAAAAGTAAGACATGGTCACAGTTAAAAGTGAAGACAATCTAACCAGAAGCTTTAATGCCTGTCAGCTAATGTTGAAGCTTAAGTTCTGAGTGTGACATGCTGCAGGGTTGAAAGGAATGGTAATTAgtattcctctccttcctcttcacccTCTCCTTCAACAGAATCCACACCAACCTCCTCATAATCCTTCTCAAGGGCAGCCATGTCCTCACGGGCCTCAGAAAACTCTCCTTCCTCCATGCCCTCACCCACATACCAGTGAACAAAGGCACGCTTGGCATACATCAGGTCAAACTTGTGGTCCAGGCGAGCCCAGGCCTCAGCAATGGCTGTGGTGTTGCTCAGCATGCACACAGCTCGCTGTACTTTGGCCAGGTCTCCACCAGGTACCACAGTGGGAGGCTGGTAATTAATGCCAACTTTGAAGCCAGTGGGGCACCAGTCCACGAACTGGATGCTGCGCTTGGTCTTGATGGTGGCAATGGCAGCATTGACATCTTTGGGAACCACATCACCACGGTACAACAGGCAGCAAGCCATGTATTTACCATGGCGAGGGTCGCATTTCACCATCTGGTTGGCTGGCTCAAAGCACGCATTGGTGATCTCTGCTACAGAAAGCTGTTCATGGTAGGCTTTCTCAGCAGAGATGACAGGGGCATATGTGGCCAGAGGGAAGTGGATGCGGGGATAGGGCACCAGGTTGGTCTGGAATTCTGTCAGATCCACATTCAGGGCTCCATCAAATCTGAGGGAAGCAGTGATGGAAGACACAATCTGGCTAATAAGGCGGTTAAGGTTAGTGTAGGTTGGGCGTTCGATATCGAGGTTTCTACGACAGATGTCATAGATGGCCTCGTTGTCTACCATGAAGGCACAATCAGAGTGCTCCAGGGTGGTGTGGGTAGTGAGGATGGAGTTGTAGGGCTCAACGACAGCAGTGGAAACCTGGGGGGCTGGGTAAATGGAGAACTCCAGCTTGGACTTCTTGCCATAATCGACAGAGAGACGTTCCATCAGCAGGGAGGTGAACCCGGAACCAGTTCCCCCTCCAAAGCTGTGGAAAACCAAGAAGCCCTGAAGACCTGTGCACTGGTCGGCCTgttagaaaaaaggaacagacaaGAAAGATTATAATAGACCTTCCCAGAATTACAAAGCATTTCTTCACTTAAAATATCTTCATTGACGTTTATAAAATGACACCAAATAAATCATGTTgcagttgaaaatttaaaaaccctatCAAGGAATAATTTACCAGTTGTCCTCACtccattatatttctattctgtgtttgaaaagaaaagatcGTATTTCAAATGTCTTCCTTAGGGTcattatttactttattctgGAGAACAAACATACCAGTTTCCGAATTCGGTCCAAGACAAGGTCGATGATCTCCTTGCCGATGGTGTAGTGCCCTCGGGCATAGTTATTGGCAGCATCTTCCTTGCCCGTGATGAGCTGCTCGGGATGGAAGAGCTGGCGGTAGGTGCCAGTGCGAACTTCatctggaagagaaaaacaaagcagccaCCCGTCACTCACAACCTGCACACGCCTGCCCAACCCCAGGGTGTCAATGGAGCCCTCACGACAGACCTCCTGTCTCAAGAGCCCTGAGATCTCCCTTGGGTTACTGAGGCCAACTCACCAATGACTGTGGGTTCCAGGTCTACAAACACTGCCCTGGGCACATGCTTGCCAGCGCCCGTCTCACTGAAGAAGGTGTTGAAGGAGTCATCTCCTCCCCCAATGGTCTTGTCACTTGGCATCTGGCCATCGGGCTGGATGCCGTGTTCCAGGCAATAGAGCTCCCAGCAGGCATTGCCGATCTGAACACCAGCCTGGCCAACGTGGATGGAGATGCACTCACGCTGTGGaaaagtaggttaaaaaaaaaaaaaaaagaaaaaaaaatcagcattaaaCTAATCTAGTAGTGACTGTGAAGCAGAACAAAATAACTTAAGTAATCAATCTTACAAATTTCCCCTTCTAAAACTAGTTAAAATGTAACATCTTTTCTAGGAGACAATCACTACACTTTTTAATCGGCATtgcttttaatgtatttcttttcaccCTGTAAATTGGGAAGGCCTCGTTCCAGACCAAGAAAGCTTAGTCACAGCTTTCTCCTTTGGAGCACCAAGATAGGGGGGAGGCCATTCATCCAGTGCTCAGGCTTCAGAATTCCATTTTAGACTAGGCGGCCAGATTTCCGGGCAGCTACCATCACAGGAAGCACGTGGCCAGAACAGTGCAGAGGAAATGTCTCGCCACAGGGACAAAGGGCGGGGTTTTGCGGCACAGGATGAATGAGCAATTCagggtgtgtgcgcgcgcgcccgCGCCCGCCTGCGGCCAGCGGGACCGCGCAGCTGCAGACACGCAGCGGCCACGTCTGCTGAGGTGCTACCTCGGCCAACCATCTTCTGCTCCCCGGGCGCTAGGCTTAGCCTAGCACCCCCACATCAGTCAGGGCGCAGCAGGGGATTATCAGCAGCCCAGATCTGGACCAAGATCCGATTTCCATTCTCTCAAAATCCCTCACCGCCACCAGCTGCTCCTACACGCATTCCTAACATAGGTCAAGGGACAGATGGGAGTCTAGAAGCTGTTGGGAGCAAATTATCCTAATACGCTGGCGTACTGCAGCACACTAACACGGAGGATTCTCCACATGTAGCTTTTCTttcgttaaaaaacaaaaaaaaattcaggctAACAGACGACACGCCCTACAGTGGCGGACGCGCAGGGCCCCAGCGCGCACGCGCAGACTGCAGGGGCGGTCTCCCGCCGCTCCCTGGCGGGAAGGTAACGGTCGCGCGTGCGCTTTTGTATTCCGGCTCCTTCCCGCCTCCGCTCTTCTCGCTAAGGAGGAAGTGAGGGCGTGGAGCCCGCGCGCGCTCCCGCCAAAGGccggggaaggaaggggggatgGGAACGCGCGGGAAAGGACTGTAGGGTCTCGGGTCACTGCACCCCGGAGGTAAGGGCTAATTGAGAGCCCCAACCACGGTCTGGGGAGCTGGGGCTCCGCCATCCCCTcccaaagacagagaagaaaatgcgCCCCCCCTTCCATGCCCCAGCCGTTCTCACTACTCCCACCCTCGCCTCGCTTTTCGCCCTCCAAAACGAGGAGCGCTGATCTCTGGCTAAAAGGCCGTCCGAGACCGCCGGGCTGGCTTTTCCCGTTTTTCCAGAGCGAGGGCGGCGCCGCGAGTGGTCCACTCACCATGATGGCTAAGGGTTAGCAGGCGTAGGCGACAGGAGCAGACACCGGGTCCTGGTTACCGTCCCCGACAAGCTAAGAGTCGAGGTAAGTAACGCACTGAAGCGGGGGCGGTGCCGGAGCCACTTAAGTAGCGGTccggggaggggcgggcgggCACAGGCGGTGCCACTGCCGCgggcccctcccccggcccggcGCGCCCACTCGGCGCCCGGCTCGGCCGCCGCAGAGGCGGGCTTCTTGGACCggagccccctccccgctccgGGCCTGCTGGGCGGGGTCCGCCGCGCCTGCGGACAGCGAGCTCGGGTGCTGCAGTCTTTGGCGCATGGCTGCCAGggcctgggcggggggcggggggcgggcggcgggcgcaGGTTCCGAAACCAGCCAACGTGGGAACGGGAAAGGAGGCTTGCCTTAATATGGACGAACCCTAAGACTTAAGAAGTCCATACAGTTTTAAAGATGAAGCACCATGAAATGCAGAAACTTCTGGTCCGGCTAGCTCAGCTGATTATTTTCATGTTGCCACAATTTGTCAGtgagttttgcctttttcttttctcagttcctTTAAAGGCAGGCAGTGCATTCTTTACTTACCTGGTAATGTGGAGGATGCAGGGTTTAGAAAACAGACtagttttatttggtttattGTAATGACTTGTTCGTTAAAGTAAGGTGCAAGACGTTGGAAGCAAAAGTATTTCAGTCATTCAAAAAGTAGTACCGAAGCAATGAACATCGAGGCTGTTAAAACGACTTACTAGGCCCCATTTTTAGACCTAAACCAACAACTTTATGGAACAGTCTTAGGGGCTTTTAAAATGGGAGGATATTCAAAGATACATTTCACGGGCACCTGACTAGCTCAGTCGCTAGAGCCTGTGACTCCAgatctcggggtggtgagtttgagccccaagttgggtgtagagattcttaaaaataaaatcttaaacaacaacaacaacaacaacaacaacagaaaaacccCACAAAGGTACATTTCACATTTGGTAGCTGAATGGGAGTAGTGAGAACAGAAATTTGGGTAGAGAGGAAATTGTTTGACACCGAAGGATATTAGGAAGTAGGGAATCCTTGTGTTATATTTAGAGCTTTGTAAAactctatataataataaatgctttctGTTATGTCAAGATAGATCAGTTGGTTATGGCGCACTGCTTGGAGGCCCAGATAATAGTgggtaccccctcccccccagaccTCGCCCTGCCTTTCAGGAGAATCTATTACAAGACCATAAACTATATATTGCTAACCCTTGTAAATGCATAAAGTGGTTAGTTAGGATAAAGTGTGGCTTTAAAATGGCCCTAGCAGAAACCTATTGCTGTTACACTATTCAAGATATCCTTGCAGTGATATGTTAGTaacagaaaaagtaaacataaaacagTAACAAGTCATAGCTCAAATTCAGTTATTACTTTACTCAGATTTGGTAAAGCCTTCACCCTTCATACCAAATAACAAATTTACACTATTAATATGTGTGTGTAGTTTGTAATgagacatatatatgtgtgtgtgtgtgtgtatgtttctgatttcatatatatttctagttttataaatatatatataatatctccACTTCTATGAACCTGGAATACAAACAaggaggttttcttttatttctaataaatatatattttttgtaatccTGTTAAAAGGTTTTCAACTCAAGATCCAAATTTACACACATTTTCCAAACTGGGTTACCAGGGAcaggaatatatttaaatattgtctCACTTATTCTTAAAGGAGATGGAAAATGATTAGTTTGCTTGGCCCAGAAGAATGAATGTTAGGGAACCACCCTGCTTAACTCCATTTTGCTGTCTGCTCTGGATGAAAGCCATTTGGAAGCAGGCACCTCCCTTCTCCTAGCTCTCTGCAGAACCTTAGAGCTTTCACTGCAGAGATTTGCTCCTATGGGCCTATATGTTTCCCTAGACGCCTTCCTAAAATCATTAGCTTTGCTAGCCTTGTTTCAGTGAATTCCCCTGTTGTGAATGAGGAAGtatttgaggggtttttttaGGTCCCTGATGATACCTTGGTTTTTAGAGAGTAATTTAGAGCCAAAAAGgacttttaaatattatctaaTCTGGTATCTTTATGccagaaaaatattgaataatgCTAAGTATATTTTGCTACCTCTTTAGTACCTGAAAGGAAAAGctgacatttgttttttttttgtacccaTATTAAACTTACATAGGTTTATTTACTTGTattatatatagatgtatatactttgtatatatttagcAACTAAATAGTAGTTATCTATTGCTGGGATATAAACAGTATTATCCACTGTCTTAACATTTTAACTGATTATATTATAGATCTTTCTTTTGTTGGACTGTTTCAGAGCTTGTAACAATTTGCTTTGAGTTTTTGATGTAATGGAAATGTTGTGTTGCTATTTGAGCCACTCCCATCTTTGCTACTTAATATTGTGGCCATTTGCTACTGTTTTAACTGTTCTTTGCAGTCAGAACATTTTTGATAATTCCATATTGTGGTTTAGACACAACAGTTCACTttatattttgttcctttattaaCCAGCTctacagggaaagacaaaaataagtagCAATAACTTACCAAGCATCaactattttcaaacatttaGCCTTTATTCTTACTTATCACAGTGTTAATAAATTTACATATACTATTTTgtgttctctccctgccctccccccccaccccacccaccatgGTATAGGGGAAAGAAAATGGGTTTTGGATTCAGATAGTTCTAGacacaattttaattttgtcagtTAATGGTAGTATGACTTTAGATCCTTAATTATCTTTCTCCAGTTTCATTTATGAATGAGAATCAGTATTAGTTTGAATCATCTTTTTCTCATATTGTCATATTCAAACCCATTAGTAAATTCTATCAgctttattttccataatattccCATCACTTATTATCACATTCCCTTATTTCATAGCATTTATAGaatctgaaattatcttgtttgtatgtttatttacctGTTTAAAATTTCCCCCTAATTGCATGCAAACTCCATGTCTGTTTGTGTGGAAGCCAATCTTTGTTGCCCCTCTAAAAACCACCTTCTTCCATCCTTCTTTGCCAAGataacctctctctctttttattttcttcttattattattaaaaaaatttttttaaggtttattcatttttcagagacagagcatgagcgggggaggggcagagagagagggagataatctgaaacaggctccaggctctgagctgtcagcacagagcccgatgcagggcccaaactcacagatggcgagatcatgacccgagctgaagtcggatgcctaacctactcagccatccaggcacccctcttcttcttattttttaatgtttatttacttttgagagagagacagagcgcaagcaagggaggagcagagagagaggggacacagaatgtgaagcaggctccaggctctgagctgtcagcacagagcctgatatggggcttgaatccacgaaccacgagatcatgatctaagctgaagtccgacgcttaactgactaagccacccaggcgcccccacgctctctctttttaaaggatatttatgTGCTCCATCCCAGGGGACAAATCAAGGGAACCCTATTTCCTTTTACCAGTTGTTTACTTGCTTTTTCAGTCTCCTTATGATTGGAccccagttctggccaatggaacaTAAAGGGAAGTTGGCTAGGGTATTTCTGAATGGTTTTGAAAGAACACTTCaactacctccattttgacctcagtctgtaatttttttttttttaaacaggaagatctttaaaagtttatttattggggcacctgggtggctcagttggttaagcgtccgacttcggctcaggtcatgatctcgcggtccgtgagttcaagccctgcgtcaggctctgtgctgactgctcagagcctggagcctgtttcagattctgtgtctccctctctctgaccctcccccattcatgctctgtctctctctgtctcaaaaataaataaacgttaaaaaaaaaaaagtttatttattaattttaagagagagagagtgcacacacacaagtgggggaggggcagagagagagggagagagagagaatcccaagcaggctccgtgctgtcagcaaagagcccgactcatacaaacagtgagatcatgaactgaaccaaaatcaagagctggatgcttacctgactgagctacccaggtatcccCAACCCTCAGTCTGTACTTTCTAAttgattaaattcttttttccaaacttctctttttttttttctaattttattttttgaatttatatccaaattaattagcatatagtgcaacaataatttcaggagtatattccttaatgccccttacccatttagcccatctcccctcctacaacccctccagtaaccctctgtttgttctccatatttaggagtctcttatgttttgtccccctccctgtttctatattatttttgcttcccttcccttgtgttcatctgttctgtgtcttaaagtcctcatatgagtgaagccatatgatatttgtctttctctgactaatttcacttagcataataccctctagttccatc
It encodes the following:
- the TUBA1B gene encoding tubulin alpha-1B chain codes for the protein MRECISIHVGQAGVQIGNACWELYCLEHGIQPDGQMPSDKTIGGGDDSFNTFFSETGAGKHVPRAVFVDLEPTVIDEVRTGTYRQLFHPEQLITGKEDAANNYARGHYTIGKEIIDLVLDRIRKLADQCTGLQGFLVFHSFGGGTGSGFTSLLMERLSVDYGKKSKLEFSIYPAPQVSTAVVEPYNSILTTHTTLEHSDCAFMVDNEAIYDICRRNLDIERPTYTNLNRLISQIVSSITASLRFDGALNVDLTEFQTNLVPYPRIHFPLATYAPVISAEKAYHEQLSVAEITNACFEPANQMVKCDPRHGKYMACCLLYRGDVVPKDVNAAIATIKTKRSIQFVDWCPTGFKVGINYQPPTVVPGGDLAKVQRAVCMLSNTTAIAEAWARLDHKFDLMYAKRAFVHWYVGEGMEEGEFSEAREDMAALEKDYEEVGVDSVEGEGEEEGEEY